A genome region from Thalassotalea euphylliae includes the following:
- the megL gene encoding methionine gamma-lyase produces the protein MTVSKHIATQAIHAGRINDEQFGSLATPLYQTSTFVFDNAMQGANRFAGEEAGFIYTRLGNPTTRQLEMRLAAMEGMEDAAATATGMGAVSGALLANLSAGDHLIASKAVYGCSYALMAHQLTKWGIEVTFVDMTNIDNIEASIQPSTKVIFLESPINPNLVVLDIESIGKLAKKHQLISIIDNTFLTPILQQPAQFGFDLIVHSATKYLNGHGDVVAGIICGSAEMISHIKLTVLKDIGATISPHDAWLILRGLKTLPIRVEQHCKSAQIVAEFLAQHPMVDKVHYPGLKEHQGYKFIGKQMKAAGGVIGFEIKGDIAEGTALINRMKLFSIAVSLGDAESLIQHPASMTHSPYSQEERLDAGISDTLIRISVGLEYVEDLIADLKQSLDQVSNSDQRVA, from the coding sequence ATGACAGTAAGCAAGCATATTGCCACGCAAGCTATTCATGCTGGACGCATTAATGATGAGCAGTTTGGCTCACTAGCGACGCCGCTTTATCAAACATCAACGTTTGTATTCGATAATGCTATGCAAGGCGCTAATCGCTTTGCAGGTGAGGAAGCCGGCTTTATTTATACCCGTTTAGGTAACCCAACCACTCGTCAACTAGAAATGCGACTTGCTGCAATGGAGGGAATGGAAGACGCCGCTGCAACCGCTACTGGCATGGGGGCTGTATCTGGCGCCTTGTTAGCTAATTTGTCTGCTGGTGACCATTTAATTGCTTCTAAAGCCGTTTATGGCTGCTCATACGCGTTAATGGCTCACCAGTTAACTAAATGGGGAATTGAGGTTACATTTGTTGATATGACAAACATCGACAACATAGAGGCGTCAATTCAACCCAGTACCAAAGTGATTTTCTTAGAATCGCCCATCAACCCCAATTTAGTGGTACTTGATATTGAATCAATTGGAAAGCTAGCCAAAAAACATCAGCTTATTTCCATTATCGACAACACATTTTTAACCCCAATCTTGCAACAACCAGCACAGTTTGGCTTCGATCTTATTGTTCATAGTGCAACTAAATATCTAAATGGTCATGGTGATGTTGTCGCCGGAATTATTTGCGGCTCAGCTGAAATGATCAGCCATATCAAGCTAACCGTGTTAAAAGATATCGGAGCAACGATTAGCCCACACGATGCATGGCTAATACTCAGAGGGTTAAAGACTTTACCTATTCGTGTAGAGCAGCACTGTAAAAGCGCACAGATAGTCGCTGAGTTTCTAGCCCAACACCCTATGGTAGACAAAGTTCACTACCCGGGTCTAAAAGAACACCAAGGGTATAAATTTATAGGTAAGCAAATGAAAGCTGCTGGCGGTGTTATCGGCTTTGAGATTAAAGGCGATATTGCAGAAGGAACTGCTTTAATTAACCGTATGAAGCTTTTTTCAATAGCGGTAAGCTTAGGAGATGCAGAATCGCTAATTCAACACCCCGCGTCAATGACGCACTCTCCTTACTCACAAGAAGAGCGACTAGATGCTGGGATAAGCGACACGCTAATACGTATTTCAGTTGGCCTAGAGTATGTTGAAGATCTAATTGCTGACCTAAAACAATCGCTTGATCAAGTCAGCAATAGCGATCAGCGGGTCGCCTAA
- a CDS encoding HIT domain-containing protein produces the protein MTDVQLNEFQLHELLVRDGIELIDLPLSKLLLMNDSQYPWFVLVPRVENIKDIYQLDWEQQQQLLNESSMLSEILMELFQGDKMNVAALGNVCPQLHMHHIVRFANDPAWPKPIWGELPMRPYTEIEVEQLKAKVLPSIEAVLANN, from the coding sequence ATGACAGATGTTCAATTAAATGAATTCCAACTTCATGAGTTATTGGTGCGCGACGGTATTGAATTAATTGACTTACCACTGAGTAAATTACTTTTGATGAATGATTCACAATATCCTTGGTTTGTATTGGTTCCTAGGGTGGAGAATATTAAAGACATTTATCAGTTAGACTGGGAGCAACAGCAACAACTACTGAACGAATCCAGTATGTTAAGCGAAATATTAATGGAGCTTTTTCAGGGTGACAAAATGAATGTTGCAGCCCTTGGTAACGTTTGTCCGCAATTACATATGCATCACATTGTACGCTTTGCAAATGATCCTGCTTGGCCAAAACCGATTTGGGGTGAATTGCCTATGAGACCATACACTGAAATAGAAGTTGAACAATTGAAAGCTAAAGTACTACCCAGTATAGAGGCAGTACTAGCCAACAACTAA
- the gmhB gene encoding D-glycero-beta-D-manno-heptose 1,7-bisphosphate 7-phosphatase has translation MKKALFLDRDGIINIDHGYVHKIEEFEFVDGIFDVCRYALDMGFEIIVITNQAGIARGYYSVSDFEVLTNWMKVEFAKRDIPISDVYFCPHHPEPKNQEQGHNEFVKTCDCRKPAPGMILQAAKDHNINIAHSAFIGDKVSDMKAAEAAGIHNKILVSSQYQDDGNTHAHRINCIKEAAAFLC, from the coding sequence ATGAAAAAAGCACTATTTTTAGATCGTGACGGCATTATCAATATTGATCACGGCTATGTGCATAAAATAGAAGAGTTCGAGTTTGTCGATGGTATTTTTGATGTATGCCGTTATGCCTTAGATATGGGCTTTGAAATTATTGTTATCACCAATCAAGCAGGTATTGCTCGCGGTTATTATAGTGTGAGTGATTTTGAAGTGCTCACCAATTGGATGAAAGTGGAATTTGCTAAACGCGATATTCCAATTTCTGATGTCTACTTTTGTCCACACCACCCTGAACCCAAAAATCAAGAACAGGGTCACAATGAATTTGTTAAAACTTGCGATTGTCGTAAGCCTGCGCCCGGAATGATTTTGCAAGCGGCAAAAGATCATAATATCAATATCGCACATAGTGCTTTTATTGGCGATAAGGTCTCAGATATGAAAGCAGCAGAAGCGGCAGGTATTCACAATAAGATTCTGGTATCAAGCCAATATCAGGATGATGGAAATACTCATGCACATCGAATCAACTGTATAAAAGAAGCGGCTGCCTTCCTTTGTTAG
- a CDS encoding SDR family oxidoreductase → MNVENKTIVITGGGQGLGRAIAVNLAEQGAKLALIDLDAELLQETVTLVEQAGSSAKPYIANVTIESDVEAVFEQINRDFEGFDGLVNNAGILRDGMLLKEKDGEIVKKMSLAQFQSVIDVNLTGVFLCGREAAAHMVNNKRKGVIVNMSSIARNGNMGQTNYAASKAGVVAMTVTWARELGRYGIRVGAIAPGVIRTAMTDAMKPEMRERLEKMKPVGRLGEASEIAHTVKYIFENEFFTGRVVEIDGGLAM, encoded by the coding sequence ATGAATGTAGAGAATAAAACCATAGTCATCACCGGTGGTGGCCAAGGGCTCGGGCGTGCTATTGCAGTCAATTTAGCTGAGCAAGGAGCAAAGTTAGCACTCATTGATTTAGATGCTGAGCTATTACAAGAAACAGTTACCTTAGTGGAGCAAGCGGGGTCTTCGGCTAAGCCTTATATTGCTAATGTCACCATTGAATCTGATGTAGAAGCCGTGTTTGAGCAGATAAACCGAGACTTCGAAGGCTTTGATGGGCTCGTTAACAACGCTGGAATTTTGCGCGACGGTATGCTGCTCAAAGAAAAAGACGGCGAAATTGTTAAGAAAATGTCATTAGCGCAATTTCAATCGGTTATTGACGTCAACCTTACCGGGGTATTCCTATGTGGCAGAGAAGCTGCTGCTCATATGGTTAATAATAAACGCAAAGGCGTTATTGTTAATATGTCTTCAATTGCCCGCAACGGTAATATGGGTCAAACCAACTACGCTGCATCAAAAGCCGGTGTTGTGGCCATGACGGTCACTTGGGCACGTGAGCTGGGGCGTTATGGTATTCGGGTGGGAGCTATTGCGCCGGGTGTTATCCGCACGGCAATGACAGATGCAATGAAACCGGAAATGCGTGAGCGTTTAGAAAAAATGAAACCTGTTGGTCGTCTTGGCGAAGCCAGTGAGATTGCTCATACGGTAAAATACATTTTTGAAAATGAATTCTTTACCGGACGTGTCGTGGAAATCGATGGCGGCTTAGCTATGTAG
- a CDS encoding acyl-CoA dehydrogenase family protein: MNFNLTEDQQAFSDTAKQFADAELAPYAAKWDAEHIFPKNVITRAGELGFCGLYTPEEAGGLGLSRLDSAIIFEQLAMGCTATTAMMTIHNMATWMIASWGKDALKQAWCPSLVTGEKLASYCLTEPGAGSDAASLRTSAKRDGDDYLINGTKMFISGAGETDILVVMARTGGEGAAGISAIAIPADTDGIIYGKSEEKLGWNAQPTKQITFDNVRVPVENLLGEEGEGFKFAMKGLDGGRINIAVCSIGTAQQALNTAMSYMQEREQFGKPIAAFQGLQFKLADMATELVAARQMVRLAAFKLDNNDPEKTAYCAMAKRFATDIGFKVCDAALQIHGGYGYIKEYPLERHFRDVRVHQILEGTNEIMRVIIARRLLAEGSGQLL, from the coding sequence GTGAATTTTAACCTGACCGAAGATCAGCAGGCATTTTCTGATACTGCCAAGCAATTTGCCGATGCTGAATTGGCACCTTATGCAGCCAAGTGGGATGCCGAGCATATTTTTCCTAAAAACGTGATTACTCGCGCTGGTGAACTTGGCTTTTGTGGCTTATACACGCCAGAAGAGGCTGGCGGCTTAGGCTTGAGCCGATTAGATTCTGCGATCATTTTCGAACAACTTGCGATGGGCTGCACCGCAACCACGGCGATGATGACCATTCATAATATGGCGACTTGGATGATTGCCAGCTGGGGTAAAGATGCACTCAAACAAGCGTGGTGTCCAAGCTTAGTAACAGGCGAAAAGCTAGCCTCCTATTGTTTAACTGAACCGGGTGCTGGTTCTGATGCGGCATCGCTTCGCACCTCAGCCAAACGCGACGGCGATGATTACCTTATTAATGGTACTAAGATGTTTATCTCTGGTGCCGGTGAAACGGACATTTTAGTGGTCATGGCTCGCACTGGTGGCGAAGGTGCCGCGGGTATATCGGCAATCGCCATTCCAGCTGATACCGACGGCATTATTTATGGCAAGTCGGAAGAAAAGCTCGGCTGGAATGCCCAGCCAACCAAGCAAATTACCTTTGATAACGTCAGAGTTCCGGTTGAAAACTTGCTCGGTGAAGAAGGTGAAGGCTTTAAATTTGCCATGAAAGGGCTTGATGGTGGCCGCATTAATATTGCCGTTTGCTCTATAGGCACAGCCCAGCAAGCACTTAATACCGCGATGAGTTATATGCAAGAACGTGAACAATTTGGCAAGCCTATCGCAGCTTTTCAAGGTTTACAGTTCAAACTGGCGGACATGGCAACTGAACTAGTCGCTGCTCGTCAAATGGTCAGGCTGGCGGCATTTAAACTAGATAATAACGATCCAGAAAAAACAGCGTATTGCGCAATGGCAAAGCGTTTTGCCACTGATATCGGCTTTAAAGTTTGTGATGCTGCGCTGCAAATTCACGGTGGCTATGGTTATATCAAAGAATACCCGCTGGAACGCCATTTTAGAGATGTGCGTGTTCATCAAATTTTAGAAGGTACTAATGAAATTATGCGTGTCATTATCGCCCGTCGGTTATTGGCCGAAGGCTCAGGTCAATTGCTCTAA
- the ylqF gene encoding ribosome biogenesis GTPase YlqF has translation MAINWFPGHMHKAQKEIKEILPTIDVVIEVCDARLPFSSENPMITEIRGDKPLIKILNKSDLADPVMTKVWLDYLDAQQNVKAIALTTDSPSIAKQIPQLIRKLVPHKDETGKQINAVIMGIPNVGKSTLLNTLVGKAKAKVGNEPAVTKGQQRIRLEDGLYLYDTPGMLWPKIVNENSGYRLAVTSAVKDTAFDHEEIACFAAEYLLETYPQRLKERYKLNEMPHTEVELIEEIGRNRGCVKSGGHVDFHKASAILVNEIRDKTLGELTFETPEIVEKEIIHFNELEEKKIAEREARKEARGRGRKNKPKKKKR, from the coding sequence ATGGCAATAAACTGGTTCCCGGGTCATATGCACAAGGCCCAAAAAGAGATCAAAGAAATCCTACCGACAATTGATGTTGTAATTGAAGTATGTGATGCACGCTTGCCGTTTAGCAGCGAAAATCCGATGATCACTGAAATTCGCGGTGACAAACCATTGATCAAAATTCTCAATAAGTCTGACTTAGCTGATCCAGTAATGACTAAAGTATGGTTGGACTATTTAGACGCCCAGCAAAATGTGAAGGCTATTGCGTTAACCACAGACTCTCCGTCAATTGCAAAACAAATTCCTCAGTTGATCAGAAAGCTAGTGCCGCATAAAGATGAGACAGGCAAACAAATTAATGCTGTGATCATGGGCATACCCAATGTTGGTAAATCGACATTACTCAATACGCTAGTGGGTAAAGCAAAGGCGAAAGTGGGTAATGAACCTGCGGTAACCAAAGGTCAGCAACGTATTCGACTAGAAGATGGCTTATATCTTTACGACACGCCAGGCATGCTATGGCCCAAGATAGTAAATGAAAATAGTGGTTATCGTTTAGCAGTAACCAGTGCAGTCAAAGATACAGCCTTTGATCATGAAGAAATCGCTTGTTTTGCTGCTGAATATTTATTGGAAACTTATCCTCAGCGATTAAAAGAGCGTTACAAGCTTAATGAAATGCCACATACGGAAGTTGAACTGATTGAGGAAATTGGTCGTAATCGAGGCTGTGTGAAAAGCGGCGGCCATGTCGACTTCCATAAGGCCTCAGCTATCTTAGTGAATGAAATTCGCGATAAAACGCTGGGCGAACTTACTTTTGAAACACCTGAGATAGTGGAAAAAGAAATCATCCACTTTAATGAGTTAGAAGAAAAGAAAATAGCCGAACGTGAAGCTCGCAAAGAAGCTCGCGGTCGTGGCCGTAAAAATAAACCGAAAAAGAAAAAGAGATAA
- the mmsB gene encoding 3-hydroxyisobutyrate dehydrogenase, which yields MAIKIAFIGLGNMGGPMAINLVEAGRENGNKVCVYDLSAQAVVDVVEHGAATAVSASKAVDDADVIISMLPAGKHVEQLYLSEGEGLIHRIKPGALVIDSSTIDATTAKKVARTLAEQGIDFIDAPVSGGVGGAKAGTLSFMVGGTVESFTRAEPILSQMGKNIFHAGEHGAGQVAKVCNNMLLSVLMVGTSEALQLGIANGLDPKVLSNIMSKSSGSNWTLDVYNPCPDVMANVPASNDYQGGFMVDLMAKDLGLAMETALASKSSTPMGALARSLYAMHAQAGNGGIDFSSIFKIFEQNQNN from the coding sequence ATGGCAATAAAAATCGCCTTTATAGGCTTAGGTAACATGGGCGGGCCTATGGCTATTAACTTGGTCGAAGCGGGGCGCGAAAATGGTAACAAGGTGTGCGTTTACGACTTATCCGCACAAGCTGTGGTTGATGTGGTGGAGCATGGAGCAGCCACAGCTGTCTCTGCTAGTAAAGCCGTTGATGATGCTGATGTGATTATTTCTATGCTGCCTGCGGGCAAGCATGTTGAGCAACTATACCTAAGCGAAGGTGAAGGGCTTATTCACCGCATCAAGCCAGGCGCTTTGGTAATTGATTCGTCAACCATAGATGCAACCACGGCGAAGAAAGTGGCGAGGACGCTTGCTGAGCAGGGCATTGATTTTATCGATGCACCAGTATCTGGCGGCGTTGGCGGCGCGAAAGCAGGTACCTTAAGTTTTATGGTCGGTGGAACTGTTGAGAGCTTTACCCGAGCTGAGCCTATTCTTTCGCAAATGGGCAAAAACATCTTCCACGCTGGCGAACATGGCGCAGGACAAGTTGCCAAAGTGTGCAATAACATGCTGTTGTCAGTATTGATGGTGGGTACGTCAGAAGCGCTGCAACTTGGCATCGCCAATGGCCTAGATCCAAAAGTGCTATCCAATATTATGAGTAAATCATCAGGCAGTAATTGGACGCTTGATGTCTACAACCCTTGTCCTGATGTCATGGCAAATGTGCCTGCGTCTAATGATTATCAAGGCGGCTTTATGGTCGATTTGATGGCGAAAGATTTAGGGTTAGCAATGGAGACAGCGCTAGCTAGCAAATCATCAACGCCGATGGGCGCACTCGCCAGAAGCTTATATGCGATGCATGCGCAAGCCGGAAATGGTGGAATAGACTTTTCCAGTATCTTTAAAATTTTTGAGCAAAACCAGAACAATTAA
- a CDS encoding enoyl-CoA hydratase/isomerase family protein: MSDVVLFETLNCVNGKAIGVATLNAEKSLNALSGEMIAALYPQLLAWQQDNTIAAVLLQGNGEKAFCAGGDIVKLYREMCNHPDAYAPEVEAYFANEYRLDHLIHTFGKPFMVWGNGIVMGGGLGMMVGGSHRIVTETSRIAMPEISIGLLPDVGGTKFLNEMPDNCGLFLGLTGASINAADAKYTHLADFFMLAAQKSALLDKLMTTHWSDTAADNHKLLSSLISEFEQAAQPSLPVSPVQEHKALINQVTSANTLSEIVNDIVNYPIEDKWFNRAQAALKHGSAISAHLVYRQLREGKGMSLADCYRFELGLTVKGGKYGEFQEGVRALLVDKDNQPNWQFDSIASVDNDVIDWFFSPPWSASEHPLLDLGKSEQNL; encoded by the coding sequence ATGTCAGATGTAGTGCTATTTGAAACACTCAATTGTGTAAACGGTAAAGCGATAGGCGTTGCGACCCTCAATGCAGAAAAATCGCTTAATGCCTTAAGCGGTGAAATGATTGCGGCTTTATATCCGCAGCTACTTGCTTGGCAGCAAGACAACACTATTGCTGCTGTTTTATTGCAGGGAAATGGTGAAAAGGCGTTTTGTGCGGGCGGTGATATCGTCAAGCTTTACCGTGAAATGTGTAACCACCCAGATGCGTATGCGCCAGAAGTTGAAGCGTATTTTGCCAACGAATATCGGCTTGACCACCTCATTCACACATTCGGTAAGCCTTTTATGGTGTGGGGCAATGGTATTGTCATGGGTGGCGGCCTAGGAATGATGGTCGGCGGTAGTCATCGTATTGTCACTGAAACCAGTCGAATAGCCATGCCGGAAATCAGTATTGGTTTGTTGCCTGATGTTGGCGGTACAAAGTTCTTAAACGAAATGCCAGACAACTGCGGGTTGTTTTTAGGGCTGACTGGCGCATCAATTAATGCTGCCGATGCTAAGTACACGCATCTAGCTGACTTTTTTATGTTAGCAGCGCAAAAAAGTGCGCTATTAGATAAGTTAATGACCACACATTGGAGCGATACGGCTGCTGACAACCACAAATTGTTAAGTTCACTGATAAGTGAATTTGAGCAAGCTGCACAGCCATCACTGCCAGTGTCTCCAGTTCAAGAACACAAAGCGCTTATTAACCAAGTCACCTCTGCAAATACCTTATCCGAAATTGTTAACGATATTGTTAATTATCCAATTGAAGATAAGTGGTTTAACAGAGCGCAAGCTGCGCTTAAACACGGCAGCGCGATTAGCGCACACTTAGTCTATCGCCAATTGCGTGAAGGTAAGGGAATGTCGCTTGCTGATTGCTACCGTTTTGAGTTGGGGCTAACCGTTAAGGGCGGCAAATATGGAGAGTTCCAAGAGGGCGTTCGCGCTTTGCTTGTTGATAAAGACAATCAGCCAAACTGGCAGTTTGACTCTATTGCGTCTGTCGACAATGACGTTATCGATTGGTTTTTTTCTCCACCTTGGTCAGCATCAGAACATCCGCTGCTTGATTTAGGGAAATCAGAACAAAATTTATAG
- a CDS encoding acyloxyacyl hydrolase, whose translation MKLLLLLIVLIAQSTVSAHSLYYAIGESTAKDRSDTQKLGLIFNPPTNIGLLERNNLYLTLDVSAASWQNLYGPDLKTGALIPMFNYPLRQQDQWWFIKFGIGAAYVDQTRWGNRRLGSNWMFEDKLEVGLRANPNHQIALSFSHYSNANTNKYNDGLNIISLLYQYNW comes from the coding sequence ATGAAATTATTATTATTGTTGATAGTGTTAATTGCACAAAGCACAGTGAGCGCTCATAGCCTTTACTATGCAATTGGAGAGTCGACAGCTAAAGACAGATCTGACACCCAAAAGCTTGGTCTTATATTCAACCCCCCCACAAATATAGGGCTACTAGAACGAAACAACCTCTATCTTACACTTGATGTTTCAGCCGCATCTTGGCAAAACTTGTATGGCCCTGACTTAAAAACAGGTGCACTTATTCCAATGTTCAATTACCCACTCAGACAGCAAGACCAATGGTGGTTTATCAAATTTGGGATAGGTGCAGCTTACGTTGATCAAACACGCTGGGGAAATAGAAGGCTAGGTAGTAATTGGATGTTTGAAGATAAACTCGAAGTTGGACTTAGAGCAAATCCAAATCATCAAATAGCTTTATCTTTCTCACACTACTCCAACGCCAATACCAATAAGTATAACGACGGGCTGAACATTATCTCTCTACTTTATCAATACAACTGGTAA
- a CDS encoding acetyl-CoA C-acyltransferase — protein MSVSDPVVIVSATRTPMGGFQGSLSSVTAPQLGSVAIKAAVEQAGLGSDQVDEVVMGCVLPAGLKQAPARQAALGAGLAQSTLANTINKVCGSGMKSVMDVHDSLLVGSIDVAVAGGMESMSNAPYMLPKARGGMRMGHGQVIDHMMMDGLENANDSVAMGCFAQSMADDENYTREAMDEYAIRSLSRANAAIESGAFTNEISPVTVSSRRGDTIVDTDEQPGNALPEKIPSLRPAFKKDGTVTAANSSSISDGAAALVLMKQSEAEKRGLTPICKIVAHATHAQAPEEFTAAPVGAMSKLLDRAGWSVADVDLFEINEAFAMVAMLGIDKLGLDIEKVNINGGACALGHPLGASGARIMVTLIHALKNKGLSKGVASLCIGGGEATAIALEMF, from the coding sequence ATGTCAGTGTCAGATCCCGTAGTAATTGTTTCAGCAACGCGCACGCCAATGGGCGGTTTTCAAGGTTCATTATCATCAGTTACCGCGCCACAATTAGGTAGTGTCGCGATTAAAGCGGCGGTTGAGCAAGCTGGTTTAGGCTCAGATCAAGTCGATGAAGTTGTGATGGGCTGTGTGTTACCGGCTGGCTTAAAACAGGCACCTGCGCGTCAAGCAGCCTTAGGTGCTGGCCTTGCGCAATCAACACTCGCCAATACCATTAACAAAGTGTGTGGCTCAGGCATGAAGTCGGTCATGGATGTTCATGATTCATTATTGGTTGGCTCGATTGACGTTGCCGTGGCTGGTGGCATGGAAAGCATGTCAAACGCACCTTACATGTTGCCAAAAGCACGTGGCGGCATGCGCATGGGACATGGTCAAGTGATTGATCATATGATGATGGATGGTCTTGAAAATGCGAACGATAGCGTCGCAATGGGTTGTTTTGCGCAATCAATGGCCGATGATGAAAATTATACTCGTGAAGCCATGGACGAATACGCGATTCGCTCCTTATCTCGCGCTAATGCTGCGATTGAATCTGGTGCATTTACCAATGAAATTTCGCCAGTGACAGTTTCATCTCGTCGCGGTGATACGATTGTCGATACCGACGAGCAACCGGGTAATGCTCTCCCAGAGAAAATTCCTTCATTGCGTCCAGCATTTAAAAAAGACGGCACAGTGACCGCTGCTAACTCTAGCTCAATTTCAGATGGCGCTGCAGCGTTAGTGCTAATGAAGCAATCAGAAGCTGAAAAGCGCGGCCTAACACCGATTTGTAAAATTGTCGCTCATGCTACACACGCGCAAGCGCCAGAAGAATTTACTGCTGCTCCTGTTGGTGCCATGAGTAAATTATTAGATCGCGCTGGTTGGTCAGTTGCTGATGTTGATTTATTTGAAATTAACGAAGCCTTTGCCATGGTGGCCATGCTAGGTATTGATAAATTGGGCCTAGATATTGAAAAAGTGAATATCAATGGCGGTGCTTGCGCACTGGGTCACCCATTAGGTGCAAGTGGTGCGCGCATTATGGTTACGCTAATTCACGCGTTAAAAAATAAAGGCTTATCAAAAGGCGTGGCATCACTATGTATTGGTGGCGGTGAAGCAACCGCAATTGCATTGGAAATGTTCTAG
- a CDS encoding MerR family transcriptional regulator, translating into MSSNTESHAKSDASAAVKTYAIGELAKEFDITTRSIRFYEDQGLLAPTRRGQTRIYSLRDRVRLKLILRGKRLGFSLAETGRLFELYDVDKTSAKQLETILELIADKKADLHQQLEDIKIVLVELTNLEQSCLNTLAKVTNR; encoded by the coding sequence ATGTCGAGTAACACTGAAAGCCACGCTAAATCTGATGCCAGTGCCGCAGTTAAAACTTATGCCATTGGCGAATTGGCAAAAGAGTTTGATATCACCACACGTAGCATTCGCTTTTATGAAGATCAGGGCTTGTTAGCCCCCACCCGTCGCGGTCAAACCAGAATTTACAGCTTGCGCGATCGCGTTCGCTTAAAACTTATTTTGCGCGGTAAGCGCCTTGGCTTCTCGCTGGCAGAAACGGGGCGACTATTTGAACTCTACGATGTGGACAAAACCAGCGCGAAGCAGCTGGAAACCATCTTGGAATTGATTGCTGATAAAAAAGCAGACCTTCACCAGCAACTGGAAGATATCAAAATCGTGCTGGTGGAGCTAACAAATTTAGAACAAAGCTGTTTAAACACCTTAGCCAAGGTGACTAATCGCTAG